Within Quercus lobata isolate SW786 chromosome 5, ValleyOak3.0 Primary Assembly, whole genome shotgun sequence, the genomic segment TAGAAGTTTCTTCGACTTGCTGGATGATGTGATGCAGAATAGCTCGGGTTATTGTGTGGCTCTGTTTTCCACCATTGCGTGGAGTTTGTGGCAGAGGCGGAATCAAATTCGGGAAAATCAAGGGACTTTGCCATTACATGAAGTTGGAGATAGGGCTAAGGCTTTGGTAGTGGAGTTTTTGGAAGCAAATAAACATATACGCAACCCAAGCTTGAGATGGGTAGCAAGTTGGTTGCCTCCACCAGAGAATTGCTATTAAGTAAATTTCAACGCAGTTCTTTTTGATTGTTTGGGCTGTGCAGCCATCAAGGTGGTAGTACGAGATTACAGAGGAGATGTTATGGTAGCACTAAGCCATAAAATTGCTCTTCCTCTGTTAGTAGCTTTGGTAGAGGCTCGAGCTGCCCATAGAGCAATCACCTTTGCTCAGGAAATGTGCTTTTTTCGTATTCAAGTAGAAGGGGATTGTCTGGGGGTTATTCATGCTTTGCAATCTCAAGCACGGTGCAATACCTTATACGAACATGTGGCTGATGATACTCGAAGATTATGCTCTGCTTTACAGTCTTGTCAGTTCCATCATATTGGAAGGGAAGGGAATAAGTTAGCTCATGAATTAACTAGAAGAGCAGTTTTCTTTGTAGATACTTGTATGGGTAGAAGATCTACATTCTGATTTGGATGTTGTATTTCAATCtgattttattaatgaaattttcttaacgttttctccaaaaaaaaaaaaaattacccaatgtaccatttcatatatatatatatatatatatattaaaccatatgttagagaaaattcaattagaatcaaaattggattttgcttttgttagctttccataaactaatgagcattttttttatactgtttttattcaaatattttgtatgggaaatttgaacctaaaaaattgtaattgagtAGAACTATTCCATGCACCCATCtccattcaatttaggagatactattggACCAacctattctttttattttgtgttgtatttagtagaatttcatgTACAATGATTGTGAATTAATATTGTATATGTAATATCCAATAGtgattttctaaattatatGCATAATAGTAATGTAATGAGAAATTTAGCGTAACTgatatcatgaaaattgcaaggaaaaacaattttagtatCTCTAAATGTCCTGGTTAAACTAATGTCCTATATGTTTAATAATTCAAGCTAACATCAATAGCACTGCTTCAATTTATCATTCCCGTGTGTAAGTATgggttacatactagtatatattaataggcaaagtttagagaaagtccaattcaaatttgaaattggagtccaattttgtgccatgtgtctaaattatgtgggaccacatcataattATCCCTCCAAATGTCCATTCtcaatctaattagattcttcaattgaagtccaattttgcgctacgtgtttctaatttttttttcttcttaattttagtGCTAAATGTAGGGAACACACCATAAATATCCATCTAGGTGTCCAATATGAATAAATCACTTTTGGATTTATCTTAGAAGAGTAGATAAAAATAGTGAATGGTGACATTTATTCATCTCCCTCAATCTcaatacaatttttatgagtCTCATAACCTTGACGTTTAGGCTTCTACTTCTCTGCACATGGTTGTCTTCTCAACTCCTTCTAAGGCCCCCCTTAATTATTGGTTTCGCTTTTTATAAACAAGCAGAAGCAAGGGCAGTGATAGTGGTAGTGGTAGATTCATCCCAAATTTACTCCACTATTGAAGGAAAACTCAAAGGTCTCCAGAGATGAATGCACTTTAGGGATCAGCTAGCCATCCAAATTTGCCACTGCCAATTTCTTCCCATTGcaaatagttgttctttaatcaAGATATTTCATTGTAGAGTATTTTTATTGCATTCAACAGTCATGCAATCAAAGTcatgaacataaaaaaattttatgagtttgtttgtttgattaacATCTTATGTCTTAGAAGTCGTCTGTTGACTAGTGGGATTATTTTATTGCCACACCATCTCTCTCTATCACTCTCATCTGGAATAAAACAACAAGCCTTATGGATTGTGAAAATATTCACTGtaataaggttttttttgtttgtttgtttggtttttgtgtgtgtgtgtgtgtgtgtgtgtgtgtgtgtgtgtgtgtgtgtgtggagattTTGATTGTTTGCGCAATTGTGGCATTCATTTAGTTTTGGAGGAGATGTGAGAGTAGTGGTGTTAACACTTCAACGAAAAGCACCAAACAACAAGGAAGCACATTAAAATTGAACAATTGATTAATTATTCCAAGTAGGCAAGACTGAAGAAAAGtccccaaaaatgaaaaaataggtTTAGCACATACTGTTGTCGAAGGGGAGTTGAATTGCAGAATTAGAATATCTAGGAAGACAGCATTCGCATCCTAGTTTTAGAAAATATCtcattttaccatctcaaaagttaatttatctattatatcatatcattttacaatatacccaacatcccaacttttattttaccatacaacacattaaataatatatctacacaataaaataaaaaaacataatacccaaatgaaacccaaaacccaataaaatattattttaaaattataccaTCTTGCTACAGTAGCttctaagagcattagcatccggTATCTTCaaactattctattttaccatctcaaaagcTACTTTGTCTATTATACCtaccattttataatacacccaaCTTCTATTTTCCCATACAACatcttaaataatataaacaacccaataaaaataatatatccctACTCTCTCTCTGTTCTTTCCAATCCTCTATAGcttctctctcttgctctctgtctctctctctctctctctttcaaccACCCAAACCACCCCAAATCAACCCTCCATTGCCCCACTGCCCACCGAAATTCCACCTGTTAAAATCAACCCACACCACAACACAACCCATAACCTCCACCACTCAACCAACCACGCAGCCACCACTTGACCCACGGCATCGAAACCCACCACCTGCTCCATGCCTCCCAACCCACCACCTGACCCACGACCCAAACCGCCATTGCAACCACctgctaccaccaccaccaccgcgaacaaacccaaaaaaaagctACTAAAACTCAAACAAGCTACCActaaattaaacatttaaacaaaaacccatcaacCCATCGACGAGGTTGAGAAGCCCATTATCAAAGGTGAGGTTGAGAAGCCCATCATCGGAGGTAAGCTTGAGCCCCTCCATCACAGGACCACGCGATCAAAACCCCATCGAAATGGAACCCACACCGATCAAAACCCAATCTCCGTGGAACCCGCATCGATCAAAACCCCATCAGAACCCACCCAATCtccacccaaaatcaaaaccccatcGGAAcccacccaaaatcaaaacccacctcGCCACGACCCATGACAAAACAGCCCAAGTAGCTCCAGTGGCAAGTCTTGAATGGGAGAgagatgtgagagagagagtgaggttAGAGTGACATGGAAAGAGACAAAGTGGGAGAAGAGGAGATAgtgaaagagggagagagaataaagtaataaaaaaaaaatatacaagccTACTTCATTGTTGTCATACATATAAGACGatactgtagcagtattgcaaattattttacaattgcAAGTCCAGATAATGCATGCTTTTTTATGCtttgatgctaaaatttagcatatttTGAGTTATACAAGTTCCAATACTGATACTCTAAATGTAGGATACTACTATAGctcaattgtaattttttttttttttttttttttttttttaacaattggcATGCCAGGTAATGCTACACTTTTGTGATTTGATGCTAAACTATAGCATTTTAGGAGTTTTACATGTGTGGATATTGATGCTTAGTATTGGTGGTGTTAAATtgctaaaatgctatttttagcaccacaaacTACAAAAACTGTGTTACATCAGTGGAGCTATAAGTAAAATTTTGGCGAAAATACACtgttggtccctacattttgggtcaattctcattttggtccctaaattgattttgcgCCTGTATTAGTCCCTGAAAGCTAAAAATCGATTTCATTTTGGTCCTTGCCGTCAAACTACTAACAGAAAAGTCCTACATAGCAAATGGGGTGCATAGGTGACATGTTAGATGCTaacgtggctaataaaataatattaaaaataccaCGTCAGCATCCATGTCAGTAGCtaacttaaaaatttatttattttaaccacaaaaaaaaaaaaaaacataattaaaaaaaaaatggaatttagatctagtgtgtgtttgtatttgtttctgttgatgtgtgtgtttgtgtttgtatttgttttttttcttctttcttttcagataaacacaaaaaaataataaataatctcatatctctctcttggTCCGTGTGtctgtttgtatttgtttctctttcttctgtgtgtttctttttcttctttcttggttcgtgtgtgtttctttttcttcttggtccgtgtgtttgtgtttgtatctgtttctttttctctctcttctttttcttctttctttacaGATCCATgagtttcttttcttcttcttggtctatgtgttctttttcttctttgttcgtgtgtttgtgtttatatctgtttctttttctcttctttttgttctctctttacAGATCCAtgagattcattttcattttcctctGTCTCTCaactctttttcattttcacatctttctctctttttccgatTTTCGTTGCTAAATAACTGTAATATGCTAAGTATTTTGTTAGTTGTCCTGTTGCGAAAGAATTTGTAataatagcatctcgagtttcttaaactcgagattcaattaaaaaatcGAGCTTTTAAGGCtcgtttttgttgtttttcagTTGCTGACATGGCGAAAGTTTCCACTTGGATAGCGAGTttataaaactcgatttccaaaatcgagttttataaACTCGCTTTCGCTTTAACGCTTTTTGCCCTTCCCACTTAAAACAATCTACAGAGACCCGTTCAAAATCTCTCAATCTTAGACACcgctctctcaaactctctcaaaCTCTTCCCCTCActgtgaaaatttcaaaatcaactcACTCTCAGACACTCCGCTCTCTCAAACTCGCCGTGCCGATGGTGCTGCTCCCATTGACACGCAGCCATCGAAACTCAGTTCTGCTTCCATTGACAGTCAGGCACTCAAAGTCAGTACTGCTCCCATTGAACCACCGTGCGCCTAAggcactctctctttctccaactTCAATCTTAGGTTTTGGAATTTCATTATGTTTCCTATTTCGTTTTTCAATTTCGAATCtttctgggttttggtggtTCATGTCATTTCAGTGAATGCATGTATATTATTCTGTTTGGTTGTTtgggaaattaaatttttttaactgattGAGCATTTGATTGGGTTTCATTAGTGTAAAAAGTGTTAATATCTGGATTACATTGATATTTAATCTAGTTTGTTGGGgtttcatttgatttgtttgtgggttttgtttgatttgtttgtgggttttgtttgatttgtttgtgtatCTTGTTTCATGGTATTTTCActgatttgttttgggtttgttttaattttctgatTGTATTTTCATTTGTGGGTTTGTAAAGCAAATTATGGGTTTGATGAAATGCTTCTATGAACGGTGTATGAGTTGTGAAGTAATAAGTGAGaatattcatttgaaaaaaatgagaacttACACCAGAACATCTGTATTTGAGCGTGGACAGGGTTTTGGGGTTGTGCCCCATTTGGTTCAGCCATGGGAATAAGGAATGAGTCATTGTTTGGTTTCCATAGATTGATATCTGTCAATCTTTATCATTCTAAACAGAAAGagaccaaagaaaacaaagaaatcatTGATAAAACTCAATTTCTAATAGTTCAATGGGTTAAGTGTAATGAAGATAATAGTTTAGTgtggaaaagtgtaatttgctCTTGTTTTTATAGGCTTATTGATGTTAATTCAAGAGCTAAAGTAGCTTCCTCATTCCTTTCTTCATATTGTTAGGAATAAACCACTTCTGTTGAGACTCATGATTGATTTCGATGTTGAGAGCTTCAATTTGTCCATCATCATTGTGAAAATTAACTTTAGCTATAATGctcttataattaatttaaactagATGATGTCCTGTGCGATACACGGACTATTTTACAATTTCACTTGAACGTGTTACATGACAAAACCATAGGCTACCATAACcgaatgaattatatatatatccccTAACCAATTCGAAATGAGAATGAggagaaagagaatgagaacCTCTTAATCTCATTCTTTGAATAAATATGCGAATGTACCacaatgaaaaatttgaaataattttcttttgtgttgtcCCTGTTTTGTTACAACTGCATTGTTTAATGTCAAGATGGgtctcctctttttttatttttttggatagtaTAGATATGTCTCCTTTAGTTGCATTGTTTCATTCTTGTAGGTGTCTTTGTCACTTCTCTACCTCTCTCTCTAAATGAAGAAGCTTATTCTTGTGGGGGTATAAACTCAATTCTAAAGTacattgattcaaaaaaaaagcaGAATTAATGAAAGTAGTCATTTTATTTGGTACAgaattcaatttcttttaattgtaaaagTTTACAAATTATTCCAACTCCAAAAAATTCATTATGTTTTTTTCTAACATACCAATTCTAATTTCTTTGATTGCGTAAACATCATCGATTTGCATGTTTTTTGGTATGATTGCGAACTTAccttttttgaagaaaattctattttacagTAGCACTCCTTTGCCCCTACACTATTAATGATCTCACAGTTGCACTGTTTGCAGTATGGAGCCTCGGATTGATGAGGAGTTAGAGGTCTTGGACCCCGGTCCGCGTCAGAGGTCATTGTTGACACGACAGCCATATCATCGATCAGAGGCCATTTGGAATGGCGAGGTGAAATTTCTAGTTCTAACAACTGCTTTAATATTTACGTTGTCTTTGACTGTTAGTTAGCAAGTTCTTTCAATGTTGTATTTCTAGTTCTAACAACCGCTATAATTTTGATCGATTTTGTAGAACTCGGGCCCACTTACGTGCCGTGGTCGCACTAAGGAGATGGCAAACATTCAGATGCAAGATAATTGAGTCATTGATATTATCAAATTGCTAAGGCTAGAAGGATTATTTAGAGCCCCTTCAAGAGAGATAGATAATTGCCTAATATCGGCCCTAGTTGAGCAATGGCGGCCGGAGACTCATACTTTCCATCTTCCACATGGTGAGATGACAATCACCCTACAAGATGTGGAGGTAATTTTCGGACTTCCCATAGATGGTGACGTCTTGGTTGGGCCGACTGCTGTGGTGGATGATGGGGGTTGGAGGCAATTGTGTACGGAGTTGCTGGGTTTTAGTCCGCCGAATGACAATAAAACATTGGTGGGGCAAAGAATTCTCATCAGCCGACTTGTTGAGGCCGTTGCAGCGCCATTGCCACATGACGCAACGGAGATGCAGATACACCGGTATACCCGGTGCTATATTTTAGCGCTAATAGGGGACAAACTTTTCATGGACAAGTCAGGAGATAGGGTGCATTTGATGTTCCTGGACTTCATGTGTAACCTTCGTGATCCGCCACAATATAGTTGGGGTAGTGGTTGCCTGGCCTGGTTATATAGGGAGTTGTGTCAGGCAAGCGAGAAAGGGGCATCGCAGATTGGTGGGGCGTGCACCTTGGTCCAGTATTGGGCATGGGCAAGGTTGCCATTCTTGTGCCCGAGGATAGAGCCCCCACCTGGATGTGATTATGGCCCATGGCCATATGCTCCA encodes:
- the LOC115990856 gene encoding uncharacterized protein LOC115990856, which gives rise to MIKQIYVHEAGGDNVLVWPLTLDGNYSVRSAYRMLAADGNNQNPSSSSPSEAKKVWKGIWKIKTPNKILHFVWRAAKDSLPTKQNLKARHIPLDDTCAMCDDQPKTLLHCLWLCSHAQSVWGSDITFANLYKKKHRSFFDLLDDVMQNSSGYCVALFSTIAWSLWQRRNQIRENQGTLPLHEVGDRAKALVVEFLEANKHIRNPSLRWVATIKVVVRDYRGDVMVALSHKIALPLLVALVEARAAHRAITFAQEMCFFRIQVEGDCLGVIHALQSQARCNTLYEHVADDTRRLCSALQSCQFHHIGREGNKLAHELTRRAVFFVDTCMGRRSTF